One genomic segment of Marinitoga piezophila KA3 includes these proteins:
- a CDS encoding acyltransferase, translated as MRRIIMFLIFLKYKFKLRKKVKFYGTSIIFEFPESKIEFGNNIEIKNRFDDNYVGLNHKTIIIARDGGKITIGNNVGISGSVIYSLKEIKIGNNVLIGANCKIIDHDFHPLEPKARIEDNREKIRRKSIIIKDNVYIGTNSIILRGSEIGKNCIVGAGSVVSGKFPDNCVIAGNPAKIIRYLTEGELEQ; from the coding sequence ATGAGAAGAATTATAATGTTTCTAATATTTCTTAAATATAAATTTAAATTAAGAAAAAAAGTAAAATTTTATGGAACTTCAATAATTTTTGAATTTCCAGAATCTAAAATAGAATTTGGTAATAATATAGAAATTAAGAATCGCTTTGATGATAATTATGTAGGATTAAATCATAAAACAATAATCATTGCACGAGATGGTGGGAAAATAACAATAGGAAATAATGTTGGAATATCGGGAAGCGTTATTTATTCATTAAAAGAAATAAAAATTGGGAATAATGTATTAATAGGAGCTAATTGTAAAATTATAGATCATGATTTTCATCCATTAGAACCTAAAGCTAGAATTGAAGATAATAGAGAAAAAATACGTAGAAAATCGATAATAATAAAAGATAATGTTTATATAGGAACTAATTCTATAATTTTAAGAGGAAGCGAAATTGGTAAAAATTGTATTGTTGGAGCAGGTTCGGTGGTATCTGGAAAATTTCCAGACAATTGTGTTATTGCAGGAAATCCAGCGAAAATTATAAGATACTTGACTGAGGGGGAACTAGAACAATGA
- a CDS encoding GDP-mannose 4,6-dehydratase: MKVAIITGITGQDGSYLAEYLLEKGYEVHGFIRRSSSFNTKRIDHIYKDPHEKNTKLFLHYNDLTDSTNIIRLIQQIQPDEIYNLAAQSHVKVSFELPEYTANSDALGTLRILEAIHLLGLEKSKVLSSKYI, encoded by the coding sequence ATGAAAGTAGCAATAATAACTGGAATAACAGGACAGGATGGAAGTTATTTAGCAGAATATTTATTGGAAAAAGGATATGAAGTGCATGGATTCATCAGAAGATCAAGTAGTTTCAACACAAAAAGAATAGACCATATATATAAAGATCCACATGAAAAAAATACAAAATTATTTCTTCATTATAATGACTTAACAGACTCAACAAATATAATAAGATTAATACAGCAAATACAACCAGATGAAATATATAATTTAGCAGCACAAAGTCATGTAAAAGTAAGTTTTGAATTACCAGAATACACAGCAAATTCAGATGCATTAGGAACATTAAGAATATTAGAAGCAATACATTTGCTTGGATTAGAAAAAAGTAAAGTTCTATCAAGCAAGTACATCTGA
- a CDS encoding YitT family protein, with protein MKTKIDIKKETVNYIIITAGTTLTALGIVLFLDPFAIVAGGVSGLAIVLKNLFGWWLGLQMFIYNIFLFALGFWLLGIGFGFKSIYAATLLSFQIDFFEQALHLDSMMKEIMLNSQMAIDPYLLSAIYGGVLSGIGLGLVIWRNASTGGTDILALIINKYFHISTGKGLLIVDTMVTASAFLINPLVPMYGIITIFVTSKMIDTVVEGFESTRTVFVISEKYDKIKERVLKELDRGVTILQGKGGYTYQDKNVLMIVLSRREIGDFRRIIREEDSNAFISILQNSEALGYGFKKIR; from the coding sequence TTGAAAACAAAAATCGACATCAAAAAAGAAACAGTGAATTACATCATCATCACAGCAGGAACAACATTAACAGCATTGGGAATAGTATTATTCCTTGACCCATTTGCAATAGTTGCTGGTGGAGTTAGCGGTCTTGCCATTGTTCTCAAAAACCTATTTGGCTGGTGGCTCGGTCTTCAAATGTTCATTTACAACATATTCCTCTTTGCGCTTGGATTCTGGCTACTTGGAATTGGCTTTGGTTTCAAAAGCATATATGCAGCAACACTATTATCGTTTCAAATAGACTTCTTTGAACAGGCATTGCATTTAGACTCAATGATGAAAGAAATAATGCTCAATTCACAAATGGCAATAGATCCATACCTATTGAGTGCAATATACGGTGGGGTCCTATCAGGAATAGGATTGGGGCTTGTAATCTGGCGAAACGCATCAACAGGAGGAACAGATATACTTGCATTAATAATAAACAAATACTTCCATATATCAACAGGAAAAGGGCTATTAATAGTGGATACAATGGTTACCGCTTCAGCATTTTTAATAAACCCATTGGTTCCAATGTATGGTATAATCACCATCTTTGTAACCTCAAAAATGATAGACACAGTGGTAGAAGGTTTCGAATCAACCAGAACAGTATTTGTAATCAGCGAAAAATATGATAAAATAAAAGAAAGAGTATTAAAAGAACTCGACCGTGGAGTAACAATACTTCAGGGAAAAGGCGGATACACATATCAGGACAAAAACGTATTAATGATAGTTCTTTCACGTCGTGAAATTGGAGATTTCAGAAGAATAATCAGAGAAGAAGACAGCAATGCATTCATTTCCATACTCCAGAACTCCGAAGCATTAGGGTATGGATTCAAAAAAATAAGATAA
- a CDS encoding hemolysin family protein gives MDDPTSYKSIIIMLLEIVGLLSLSAFFSASETALTSMSRLKVKDMIENEEDEHARDKLHHFLQHPNQLLTTILVMNNLVNILVSSITTAFVIEMIPGNTGKVVGIVTGILTLAILIFGEITPKVYARENTEKFFNFVFPVISFLTYILKPIIWLLVSISNFFIRLFGGEKISEAPFITEDELINYLDIGHEEGVIEKDEKFIMKRGLELKEISVKEIMTPRVDIIAISEEESIRDLITIINEEGYSRIPVYKDSIDNIIGVCYAKDVFKIIEKEGLNEETLELNIKHIMHKVEFIPLTMKLRDVMKLFLEKRTHLAVVVDEYGGTAGIVTLEDVLEELTGEILDEYDVVSEEINIVKLGKNNYLVNGTTPINDIERELDLELPETDFETIGGLLLEEFERFPRAGEKLTLDGVTFEIVSVSKNKIDKVKITVKEDFNEIRPKED, from the coding sequence GTGGACGACCCTACCAGTTATAAGAGCATCATAATAATGTTACTCGAGATTGTGGGATTATTATCTCTGTCAGCATTCTTTTCAGCATCAGAAACAGCATTAACATCTATGAGCAGGCTTAAAGTAAAAGACATGATAGAAAACGAAGAAGACGAACATGCAAGGGACAAATTACATCATTTCTTACAACATCCAAACCAATTGCTCACCACAATCCTTGTAATGAACAATCTGGTAAACATACTCGTATCATCCATTACCACTGCATTTGTAATTGAAATGATTCCAGGAAACACCGGAAAAGTTGTTGGAATAGTAACAGGAATACTCACATTGGCAATACTCATATTTGGTGAAATCACACCAAAAGTATACGCCAGAGAAAACACCGAAAAATTCTTTAATTTTGTATTTCCTGTGATTTCATTTCTCACATATATATTAAAACCAATAATATGGTTACTTGTAAGCATTTCAAACTTTTTCATAAGGCTTTTTGGTGGAGAAAAAATAAGCGAGGCCCCGTTCATCACCGAAGATGAACTCATAAATTACCTTGATATAGGGCATGAAGAAGGGGTAATAGAAAAAGACGAAAAATTCATAATGAAAAGAGGACTCGAACTAAAAGAAATATCTGTAAAAGAAATAATGACACCAAGAGTTGATATAATTGCAATATCAGAAGAAGAATCAATAAGAGACTTAATCACAATAATCAACGAAGAAGGATACTCAAGAATTCCCGTTTACAAAGACTCAATAGACAACATAATAGGCGTATGTTATGCCAAAGACGTATTTAAAATCATAGAAAAAGAAGGACTCAACGAAGAAACATTAGAACTAAACATAAAACACATAATGCATAAAGTGGAATTTATTCCATTGACAATGAAACTCAGAGACGTAATGAAACTATTCCTTGAAAAAAGAACACATCTTGCCGTGGTTGTGGACGAATACGGTGGAACAGCAGGAATAGTAACCCTCGAAGACGTACTTGAAGAATTAACAGGTGAAATACTCGATGAATACGATGTTGTTTCCGAAGAAATAAACATAGTAAAACTCGGCAAAAATAATTATCTCGTAAACGGAACAACACCAATAAACGACATAGAAAGGGAGCTCGATTTAGAACTTCCAGAAACGGATTTTGAAACAATAGGCGGGCTTTTACTCGAAGAATTCGAAAGATTCCCAAGAGCAGGTGAAAAATTAACCCTCGATGGAGTTACATTTGAAATAGTCTCAGTCTCGAAAAACAAAATAGACAAAGTAAAAATAACAGTTAAGGAGGATTTTAATGAAATTAGACCAAAAGAAGATTGA
- a CDS encoding cytidine deaminase: MKLDQKKIDLLYQKAKDAMQNSYSPYSNFKVGAALLTKDGKIYTGTNIENASYGLSMCAERTAIFKAVSEGEKNFEALVVIGETDEPISPCGACRQVIAEFGVENIILTNLKKDLKIMTVEELLPYGFSGKDLNDQNSDNR, encoded by the coding sequence ATGAAATTAGACCAAAAGAAGATTGACCTGTTATACCAAAAAGCAAAAGATGCAATGCAAAACTCATATTCACCATACTCAAACTTCAAAGTTGGTGCTGCATTGCTCACAAAAGACGGAAAAATATATACCGGTACAAACATTGAAAATGCGTCATATGGTCTTTCAATGTGTGCAGAAAGAACAGCAATATTCAAAGCTGTATCAGAAGGCGAAAAAAACTTTGAAGCATTAGTGGTAATAGGAGAAACCGATGAACCAATTAGCCCTTGTGGTGCATGCAGACAGGTAATTGCGGAATTTGGTGTTGAAAACATAATACTCACAAACCTCAAAAAAGACCTGAAAATAATGACAGTAGAGGAATTACTTCCATACGGTTTTTCAGGGAAAGATTTAAATGATCAAAATTCTGATAATCGATGA
- a CDS encoding DUF4351 domain-containing protein — MFERFAKALDENMRENYEKGLHEGLEKGLQEGLYEGEKKVLKKQLLKKFGKKITPYIDNIDSLNIETIEYITENIFGINYEETVEILNRKKVEK; from the coding sequence ATGTTTGAAAGATTTGCAAAAGCCTTAGATGAAAACATGAGAGAAAATTACGAAAAAGGGTTGCACGAAGGATTAGAAAAAGGATTACAAGAAGGGTTATACGAAGGAGAAAAAAAAGTATTGAAAAAGCAATTACTAAAAAAATTCGGAAAAAAAATAACGCCATATATAGATAACATAGATAGTCTCAACATAGAAACAATAGAATACATAACAGAAAACATATTTGGAATTAATTACGAAGAAACAGTGGAAATATTAAACAGAAAGAAAGTAGAAAAATAA
- a CDS encoding WcaI family glycosyltransferase: MKNILIMGINYYPEITGVGLYSTELAEYLLHNNLEVDVVTGFPYYPQWKIYDSYENKPKFFKETINGVNVYRYKQFVPENITAKSRLKHLYDFYKGSTKVALNLEKKYDLIISIAPTLLSAKTAIKMKRRDLASKLWLHIQDFEVDAMFESGMINNKLIKYMGYAWEKSIYNNFDIISTISDGMIKKLKNKKIPNNKIYFLPNWVDTKLLKPIDNPKFRKEFNLENKFVIMYSGSIANKQDWDIVLNTIYELKDEKDIMFVIIGNGSKKKNIEAFIKEKQLKNIMLLDVQAKEKLNDILASADIHIIPQKRDVVDSVMPSKFLGIAAVGKPSLVLANSKSDIYNVVKNNELGITLNELEYYKLKETILEIINNKEILKTYGQNARSFIIQNYDKKKVLDKFVEKIKNMR, from the coding sequence TTGAAAAATATTCTTATTATGGGAATAAACTATTATCCTGAAATAACAGGTGTTGGATTATATTCGACGGAGTTAGCAGAATATCTGTTACATAATAACTTGGAAGTTGATGTTGTAACAGGCTTTCCATATTATCCTCAATGGAAAATTTATGATTCATATGAGAATAAACCTAAGTTTTTTAAAGAAACAATAAATGGAGTAAATGTTTATAGATATAAACAATTTGTTCCTGAAAATATTACTGCAAAATCGAGACTAAAACATTTATATGATTTTTATAAAGGATCTACTAAAGTAGCTTTAAATTTAGAAAAAAAATATGATTTAATAATTTCAATTGCACCAACATTATTATCTGCAAAAACTGCAATAAAGATGAAAAGGAGAGATCTTGCTTCTAAATTGTGGCTTCATATTCAAGATTTTGAAGTTGATGCGATGTTTGAATCTGGGATGATCAATAATAAATTAATAAAATATATGGGTTATGCTTGGGAAAAATCAATATATAATAATTTCGATATCATTAGTACAATAAGTGATGGAATGATAAAAAAACTGAAAAATAAAAAAATTCCAAATAACAAAATTTATTTTTTACCAAATTGGGTTGACACAAAACTATTAAAACCTATAGATAATCCTAAATTTAGAAAAGAATTTAATTTAGAGAATAAATTTGTAATTATGTATTCGGGGAGTATTGCTAATAAACAAGATTGGGATATAGTTTTAAATACAATTTACGAATTGAAAGATGAAAAAGATATAATGTTTGTTATTATTGGTAATGGTTCTAAAAAGAAAAATATAGAAGCTTTTATAAAAGAAAAACAATTAAAAAATATTATGCTATTGGATGTACAAGCTAAAGAAAAATTAAATGATATTTTAGCTTCAGCAGATATTCATATAATTCCTCAAAAAAGAGATGTTGTGGATAGTGTAATGCCATCTAAATTTTTAGGAATTGCTGCTGTTGGGAAACCATCATTAGTTTTAGCAAATTCTAAAAGTGATATATATAATGTTGTAAAAAATAATGAATTGGGTATAACATTAAATGAATTAGAATATTATAAGCTTAAAGAAACAATATTAGAAATAATAAATAATAAAGAAATTTTAAAAACTTATGGTCAAAATGCAAGAAGTTTTATAATACAAAATTATGATAAAAAGAAAGTTCTTGATAAATTTGTAGAAAAAATTAAAAATATGAGGTAA
- the gltX gene encoding glutamate--tRNA ligase gives MSVRVRFAPSPTGFLHVGGARTALYNYLYAKKHNGVFVLRIEDTDVERSTKESENQLIEALTWLGLDWDEGPDVKGEYGPYRQSERTHIYKQMAEQLINEGKAYYSYVYPEEMEEIKEKLAKEGKPPHYSYELLEPYNTEERKKEFEEKGLKPVVFFKMPRKPFSINDLIKGPVTFGEGAIGDFIIMRSNGLPTYNFAVVVDDITMEITHVIRGDDHLSNTLRQVALYEAFNAPMPQFAHVSMILGPDGKKLSKRHGATSVEEFRNKGYLPEALVNYLALLGWSHPDGKEIIPLKEMIETFDLNRVNSSPAIFDNEKLKWMNGVYIREANLDRIVKLSKPFILEAGLLTEEQFENNKKWVTEAVDIVRESVDDLSQVPEKLEIFLKEFELDEADEELKEFLEAKGVKETIKIIHEKILNDPDWKVETILKNIKEAMKEAKPAKKPFYMSLRKILTNSFEGPDLVKTIHLIGRTRVLQRLERVVAQW, from the coding sequence ATGAGTGTTAGAGTAAGATTCGCCCCAAGCCCCACAGGCTTCCTCCACGTAGGTGGAGCAAGAACAGCATTATACAACTACCTATACGCCAAAAAACACAATGGTGTATTCGTATTAAGAATAGAAGATACAGACGTGGAACGTTCCACAAAAGAATCAGAAAATCAGCTCATCGAAGCATTAACATGGTTAGGATTAGACTGGGATGAAGGCCCAGACGTAAAAGGTGAATACGGACCTTACAGACAAAGCGAAAGAACACATATCTACAAACAAATGGCAGAACAATTAATCAACGAAGGCAAAGCATATTACTCTTACGTATACCCAGAAGAAATGGAAGAAATCAAAGAAAAACTTGCAAAAGAAGGAAAACCACCTCACTACTCATACGAACTCTTAGAACCATACAACACAGAAGAAAGAAAAAAAGAATTCGAAGAAAAAGGATTAAAACCTGTAGTATTCTTCAAAATGCCAAGAAAACCATTCTCAATAAACGACTTAATCAAAGGGCCAGTAACCTTTGGCGAAGGCGCAATTGGCGACTTCATCATCATGAGAAGCAACGGTTTACCAACATACAACTTCGCAGTTGTAGTGGATGATATTACAATGGAAATCACACACGTGATCAGAGGAGACGACCACCTCTCAAACACATTAAGACAGGTAGCATTATACGAAGCATTCAACGCACCAATGCCACAATTTGCCCACGTATCAATGATACTTGGACCAGACGGCAAAAAACTCTCAAAAAGACATGGTGCAACATCAGTAGAAGAATTCAGAAACAAAGGTTACTTACCAGAAGCATTGGTAAACTACCTTGCATTACTTGGCTGGTCACATCCAGACGGAAAAGAAATAATCCCATTAAAAGAAATGATAGAAACATTTGACTTAAATAGAGTAAATTCAAGCCCTGCGATATTCGACAACGAAAAACTAAAATGGATGAATGGCGTTTACATCAGAGAAGCAAACCTCGACAGAATAGTAAAACTCTCAAAACCATTTATCCTCGAAGCAGGATTGCTTACAGAAGAACAATTTGAAAACAACAAGAAATGGGTAACAGAAGCAGTAGATATAGTAAGAGAATCAGTTGACGACTTATCACAGGTTCCAGAAAAACTCGAAATCTTCCTCAAAGAATTTGAGCTCGACGAAGCAGATGAAGAACTCAAAGAATTCTTAGAAGCAAAAGGCGTAAAAGAAACAATAAAAATAATACACGAAAAAATACTCAACGATCCAGACTGGAAAGTTGAAACAATACTCAAAAACATAAAAGAAGCAATGAAAGAAGCAAAACCAGCAAAAAAACCATTCTACATGTCATTAAGAAAAATACTCACAAACTCCTTTGAAGGACCAGACCTTGTAAAAACAATACACTTAATTGGAAGAACAAGAGTCCTTCAAAGATTGGAAAGAGTGGTGGCACAATGGTAA
- a CDS encoding sugar transferase, translated as MESITQETDILTKNLEKKIVLRGIKKAILGTILAFSDLLILYFSFAIVSYLKYDGEFIRNLFYLKDIPSLYLISFIFILSFLFNKLYSFKTYLFWDEMKNIIKASFFSLIILLLFSFLNKVYYSRFVVIYGITLFVLLDMPFRYIYRKILYKLNIFKTNVLIIGAGEMGKIISDKIKAHTFTTYNIVGFLDDDEAKIGKKINDNYKVLGKTKDIDKILSQKNIDEIIIAIPTAKRETISKIISHLEGKVRRIKFIPDMYGLITFSTDIQDFDGVMTISASQGLLNPINRILKRVFDIIGGLIGGIFLIPLTIYVWIKIKLEDKGPVFFTQKRIGQNGKDIHILKFRSMIVDAEKVLFEMMEKDPKIKEEYLTHKKLKNDPRITKIGKFLRKTSLDEFPQFINVLKGNMSIVGPRPYLHREIPDMKESYYSIIKVKPGITGMWQVSGRNDLDFEERLKLDEYYVRNWSLWLDIIIILKTIKAVLDKKGAY; from the coding sequence ATGGAATCGATAACACAAGAAACAGATATTTTAACAAAAAATTTAGAAAAAAAGATAGTTTTACGGGGAATAAAAAAAGCTATTTTAGGAACAATATTAGCTTTTTCTGATTTGCTTATATTATACTTTTCTTTTGCAATAGTTTCTTATTTAAAATACGATGGTGAATTTATAAGAAATTTATTCTATTTAAAAGACATTCCTTCACTTTATTTAATATCTTTCATTTTTATTCTTTCATTTTTATTTAACAAATTATATTCGTTTAAAACTTATCTCTTTTGGGATGAAATGAAAAATATTATAAAAGCTTCTTTTTTCTCTCTAATAATACTTTTATTATTTTCCTTTTTGAATAAAGTTTATTATTCAAGATTTGTTGTAATATATGGTATAACATTGTTTGTTCTGTTAGATATGCCTTTTAGATATATTTATAGAAAAATACTATATAAATTGAATATATTCAAAACAAATGTTTTAATAATTGGTGCTGGAGAAATGGGAAAAATAATTTCAGATAAAATAAAAGCTCATACATTTACAACATATAACATTGTAGGTTTTTTAGATGATGATGAAGCAAAAATCGGAAAAAAAATAAATGATAATTATAAAGTATTAGGAAAAACAAAAGATATAGATAAAATATTATCTCAAAAGAATATTGATGAAATAATAATTGCAATTCCAACAGCTAAAAGAGAAACAATTTCGAAAATAATTTCTCATTTGGAAGGAAAAGTCAGAAGAATAAAATTCATTCCAGATATGTACGGATTAATTACATTTTCAACAGATATTCAAGATTTTGATGGTGTTATGACAATATCGGCTTCGCAAGGACTTTTGAATCCAATAAATAGAATTTTAAAAAGAGTTTTTGATATAATTGGCGGATTAATAGGAGGGATTTTTTTAATTCCTTTAACTATTTATGTATGGATTAAAATAAAATTAGAAGATAAAGGTCCTGTGTTTTTTACTCAAAAAAGAATAGGCCAAAATGGAAAAGATATACATATATTAAAATTTAGAAGTATGATTGTAGATGCTGAAAAAGTACTATTTGAAATGATGGAAAAAGATCCAAAAATAAAAGAAGAATATTTAACACATAAAAAATTAAAAAATGACCCAAGAATTACTAAAATAGGAAAATTCTTAAGAAAAACAAGTCTTGATGAATTTCCACAATTTATTAATGTTTTAAAAGGGAATATGAGTATTGTTGGACCCCGACCATATCTTCATAGAGAAATTCCAGATATGAAAGAAAGTTACTATAGTATTATAAAAGTAAAACCCGGAATAACAGGAATGTGGCAAGTAAGTGGAAGGAATGATTTAGACTTTGAAGAAAGACTTAAATTAGATGAGTATTATGTAAGAAATTGGTCATTGTGGCTTGATATAATAATAATTTTAAAAACAATAAAAGCTGTGTTAGATAAGAAAGGAGCATATTAG
- the cysS gene encoding cysteine--tRNA ligase yields the protein MKIFDTLKGELVDFEPIEKNHVRMYVCGPTIYNLIHIGNARPMIVFDAFRRFLEYIGYKVTMVQNFTDIDDKIINKANEEGVPFKEIAERYIVEYWKDSYNLRIRAANFHPKTSNYVDEIIEFIQDLIDKGFAYESDGDVYFNVSKFEKYGELSHRNPEDMIAGSRIEISDKKQNPLDFTLWKKAKEGEPYWESPWGKGRPGWHIECSVMSNCLLGESFDIHAGGNDLIFPHHENEKAQSEARHGKTFAKYWMHNGMIKFSGEKMSKSIGNIWLVRELVKAYDPDTIKTFILSKHYRTPLDFTEEGLNAQKKSTKRVNEALKAVEEKYEGNVPYIPKSEYMKEKINEFIDYLSTDFNTPKAIALIFELTNELNKALTENNEQKILENYHLIRNEFGPVLGIFELPTKEEKSAKAEELINVLIDVRNMLRKEKNFQLSDYIRDSLKNIGITLKDTPEGTKFTIEAN from the coding sequence ATAAAAATCTTTGACACATTAAAAGGCGAATTAGTTGATTTTGAACCTATAGAAAAAAATCATGTAAGAATGTATGTCTGTGGTCCAACAATATACAATCTTATCCATATTGGTAACGCAAGACCAATGATTGTGTTCGATGCATTCAGAAGATTTCTTGAATATATAGGATACAAAGTAACAATGGTACAAAACTTCACAGACATAGACGACAAAATAATAAATAAAGCAAATGAAGAAGGAGTTCCTTTTAAAGAAATAGCAGAAAGATATATAGTAGAATACTGGAAAGATTCATACAATCTCAGAATCAGAGCAGCAAACTTCCATCCAAAAACATCAAATTACGTTGATGAAATAATAGAATTCATTCAAGATTTAATAGACAAAGGCTTTGCATATGAATCAGACGGAGACGTATATTTCAATGTATCAAAATTTGAAAAATACGGCGAACTCTCACACAGAAACCCGGAAGACATGATCGCAGGATCAAGAATAGAAATTTCAGATAAAAAACAAAACCCTCTGGACTTCACTCTCTGGAAAAAAGCAAAAGAAGGAGAACCATATTGGGAAAGCCCATGGGGAAAAGGAAGACCAGGATGGCACATTGAATGTTCAGTAATGTCAAACTGTCTTCTTGGAGAATCATTTGACATTCATGCGGGTGGAAACGATTTAATCTTCCCACATCACGAAAATGAAAAAGCACAATCAGAAGCAAGACACGGAAAAACATTCGCCAAATACTGGATGCACAATGGAATGATAAAATTCTCAGGCGAAAAAATGTCAAAGTCCATTGGAAACATCTGGTTAGTAAGAGAACTTGTAAAAGCATATGATCCAGATACCATAAAAACATTTATACTCTCAAAACATTACAGAACACCATTAGACTTCACAGAAGAAGGATTAAACGCCCAGAAAAAATCAACAAAGAGAGTAAATGAAGCATTAAAAGCAGTAGAAGAAAAATACGAAGGCAATGTTCCATATATTCCAAAATCAGAATACATGAAAGAAAAAATAAATGAATTCATTGATTATCTTTCAACAGATTTCAACACACCAAAAGCAATAGCATTAATCTTTGAATTAACCAATGAACTCAACAAAGCATTAACTGAAAATAACGAACAAAAAATCCTTGAAAACTATCATCTAATCAGAAACGAATTTGGTCCAGTGCTTGGAATCTTTGAACTTCCAACAAAAGAAGAAAAATCAGCAAAAGCAGAAGAATTAATAAACGTCTTAATAGACGTAAGAAACATGCTCAGAAAAGAAAAAAACTTCCAGCTCAGCGATTATATCAGAGATTCACTTAAAAACATTGGTATTACACTAAAAGACACACCAGAAGGAACCAAATTCACAATAGAAGCTAATTAA
- a CDS encoding SpoIIE family protein phosphatase translates to MIKILIIDDNQDHVYFLKQIFTEKRNIIKKLKFDEPFKIYKASTGIEGIKMAQLHEPDVVILEQKLKGMSGLEICKAFKALKGLEKIPIIFHTAIQDPEQKEKAFQMGASDYLEKPVQPYELLMKIKRHIELYHLQLELQRTFEIHEKDLNLARNLQKRLLPTPAQYKNIKFDYLYIPSHSTSGDMAGIIPLSDNENFVYIYDISGHGLTSSLLSIIVKEELEKIVVEKKEKNLKKVILALEKSVTNYFGDDMYFTGIFAILSKEKIQYANFAHREIIFITNNEITTDEFTNFPLGIGLVTSSEQITLKEQKITPDTKIALYTDGLVEFSEKFATEKLYKIITQNLKTPEQIIPEIENAIKTNLNPPRPPDDITFLILSWKQSS, encoded by the coding sequence ATGATCAAAATTCTGATAATCGATGACAATCAGGATCATGTATATTTCTTAAAACAAATATTCACAGAAAAAAGAAACATAATAAAAAAATTAAAATTCGATGAACCGTTTAAAATATACAAAGCTTCAACTGGTATCGAAGGAATAAAAATGGCTCAGTTACATGAGCCAGATGTTGTTATTTTAGAACAAAAATTAAAGGGAATGTCAGGGCTTGAAATATGTAAAGCATTTAAAGCTTTAAAAGGACTTGAAAAAATCCCAATAATATTTCACACAGCAATACAGGATCCAGAACAAAAAGAAAAAGCATTTCAAATGGGGGCATCAGATTATCTGGAAAAACCTGTTCAACCATATGAATTACTAATGAAAATAAAAAGACACATAGAACTATATCATCTGCAATTAGAATTGCAAAGAACCTTTGAAATTCACGAAAAAGACCTGAACCTGGCAAGAAATCTACAAAAACGATTATTACCAACACCTGCACAATACAAAAACATAAAATTCGATTATCTATATATCCCATCCCATAGCACCTCAGGTGACATGGCGGGAATAATCCCATTATCAGATAATGAAAACTTCGTATATATATACGACATCTCAGGCCACGGACTAACCTCATCATTACTATCAATAATAGTAAAAGAAGAACTTGAAAAAATAGTAGTAGAAAAAAAAGAAAAAAATCTAAAAAAAGTAATATTAGCCTTAGAAAAATCAGTAACAAATTACTTTGGTGACGATATGTATTTCACGGGCATATTTGCAATATTATCAAAAGAAAAAATCCAATATGCCAACTTTGCACATAGAGAAATAATATTTATAACAAACAATGAAATAACAACAGACGAATTCACCAACTTCCCATTGGGAATTGGACTGGTTACATCGTCAGAACAGATAACATTAAAAGAACAAAAAATCACTCCAGACACAAAAATAGCATTATACACAGACGGGCTGGTGGAATTCAGCGAAAAATTCGCAACAGAAAAACTATACAAAATAATAACCCAGAACCTAAAAACACCGGAACAAATAATACCGGAAATAGAAAACGCAATAAAAACCAACCTCAACCCCCCCCGCCCCCCAGACGACATCACATTTCTAATACTATCCTGGAAACAATCCAGCTGA